A region from the bacterium genome encodes:
- the tsaE gene encoding tRNA (adenosine(37)-N6)-threonylcarbamoyltransferase complex ATPase subunit type 1 TsaE: protein MTERFVSMSEPETLSIAGAFAKTLSPGTLVALTGELGTGKTVFARGVALGLGVKEKVTSPTFTLINEYRGQIPLYHMDLYRLNSKREIEDIGVSDYFYGNGICIVEWAEKLDELMPENTVSVSFRQIDPNRREIIIERPG from the coding sequence ATGACAGAACGGTTTGTTTCTATGAGCGAACCCGAAACCCTTTCGATAGCCGGGGCTTTCGCGAAGACCCTTTCGCCGGGAACACTTGTGGCGCTTACCGGAGAACTGGGAACCGGGAAAACTGTTTTCGCCCGTGGCGTGGCTCTCGGTCTCGGCGTAAAAGAAAAGGTGACAAGTCCCACATTTACACTCATTAACGAGTACCGCGGACAGATTCCTCTCTATCACATGGATTTATACCGGCTCAATTCGAAGAGGGAAATCGAGGATATCGGTGTCAGCGATTATTTTTACGGTAATGGTATCTGTATCGTCGAATGGGCGGAAAAACTTGATGAGCTTATGCCGGAAAACACTGTCAGCGTTTCATTCAGACAGATCGATCCGAACCGTCGTGAAATAATCATTGAAAGACCTGGTTGA
- a CDS encoding SoxR reducing system RseC family protein, which translates to MKSRGVVTSIEGNRAKVSVTTSTECMGCPSKSHCHSDTLNSREIVVINELGARVSDHVVFEADPGKVIVSGVLIWIVPILAMIVGYKAAQRFSAGFIPIGAAFLFLLLTFVLLKFVDQKLSGGRTFYPRITSIVDASSSGENFCEGR; encoded by the coding sequence ATGAAAAGCAGAGGCGTTGTTACATCGATCGAGGGAAACAGAGCAAAAGTATCGGTTACCACATCGACCGAATGTATGGGTTGTCCCTCTAAAAGTCACTGTCATTCCGATACCCTGAACAGCCGTGAAATCGTCGTCATCAACGAACTCGGCGCCCGGGTATCGGATCATGTGGTATTTGAGGCCGATCCGGGAAAGGTGATCGTTTCCGGTGTGCTTATCTGGATTGTTCCGATTCTTGCTATGATAGTGGGGTACAAGGCAGCGCAGCGGTTTTCCGCAGGCTTCATACCTATCGGAGCGGCGTTTCTTTTTCTTCTGCTTACATTCGTATTACTGAAATTTGTGGATCAGAAACTTTCGGGAGGCAGGACGTTTTATCCGAGAATAACCAGTATTGTCGATGCTTCATCCTCAGGTGAAAATTTCTGTGAAGGCCGGTAA
- a CDS encoding M23 family metallopeptidase has product MENRFFSMIIVPDSGRDVKTGSFTGKFFIGVFSALIITFLLCLFFIIGYHIKLVQEKDYKTAVSIRDKHLRNIDSSLKLLEKMNLKLREIHRNDQAFRLYALMNTLPDRDMYNAGIGGHVMVDTSEFADFSNDLKVKLTDLFTGVSTLESRINVQERSFNEIQSNLSRNRDIIDNTPTIIPTPNSFRITCKFGWRTHPIGGYWHMHDAIDLGGNVGDPIQATADGVVESAEYQGNLGRCIRIRHKYGYETLYGHLQMMKVKEGDIVKKGDIIGIMGRTGRTTGTHLHYGIIYLGEKKDPLPMFINSGT; this is encoded by the coding sequence ATGGAAAACCGCTTTTTTTCAATGATCATTGTGCCGGACAGCGGCCGTGACGTTAAAACAGGAAGCTTTACCGGTAAATTTTTCATCGGCGTTTTCTCTGCATTAATTATCACCTTTTTGTTATGCCTCTTCTTTATCATCGGTTATCACATCAAACTCGTCCAGGAAAAAGATTACAAAACAGCAGTTTCCATCAGGGACAAACACCTCAGAAACATCGATTCATCACTGAAATTACTTGAAAAAATGAATTTAAAGCTCAGGGAAATCCATAGAAACGACCAGGCATTCCGTCTTTATGCACTCATGAACACACTGCCCGACAGAGACATGTATAATGCGGGTATAGGTGGTCATGTCATGGTTGATACATCTGAATTTGCGGATTTTTCCAATGATTTGAAAGTCAAATTGACTGATTTGTTCACAGGCGTTTCTACCCTTGAAAGCCGTATCAACGTTCAGGAAAGAAGTTTTAATGAAATCCAGTCGAATCTGTCGAGAAACAGGGATATCATCGATAATACGCCAACCATTATTCCAACACCGAACTCTTTCAGAATAACCTGTAAATTCGGCTGGCGTACCCATCCTATCGGGGGATACTGGCATATGCATGATGCCATCGATCTCGGAGGTAACGTCGGTGATCCCATACAGGCAACGGCGGATGGCGTTGTAGAATCTGCGGAATATCAGGGAAACCTCGGGAGGTGCATCAGAATAAGACACAAGTACGGTTATGAAACCCTGTACGGGCATCTCCAGATGATGAAAGTAAAAGAGGGCGATATTGTAAAAAAGGGCGATATAATAGGTATAATGGGACGAACGGGAAGAACGACCGGCACCCACCTCCACTATGGCATTATCTACCTCGGCGAAAAGAAAGACCCCCTCCCGATGTTCATCAATTCAGGCACCTGA